The genomic segment CTAATATATGTTTTCATTATTCGAGATAAATCTCAGAAATTGAAATTAAAGATAAACTCAATAAAGaaacttacaaatattttaaaatttatttagcaTTTTCAGAAAATTCTTAACTAATGATTGCTCAATTAGGAATTAAAAAAACGTACACTACAGTTAACTGatgattatttaatagttttaagctCAAGATGATTTACAATCAGAGTAGAAAGAATTCACATTATGAAATATGGATTTTACAAAATAACCATACGGTaaatgtgagttttttttttaataaatcatataatataaaatggtatgtttaaataaagtaatataaatataacttatataagatataatatattatttagattagtaactTATAGTTAaacgcaataaaaaaaaacttaattttctatacctatagtatatgtTCAAAATGATAATGAATTAGGATCATGTAATAAGGAATccaaattaaaatcattgaaattGTCTTGATTGTACTGCTGTTCTCCAATAATCTTATCAATGTCCAAAACACTTAAACCATCCTTCGGATCCATCATCGGATCAgctacaaataataacaatgataattaatatttaaatgcctgattcataacaaaacatatattaatatataatatcaatggttAGAAGGTAAAAAGGCGTAAACgccacttttttcaaaatctatgtttttgcatattgttGTAAACAGCATTATTATACGTTGATTAATCAAACCTAAACATCACTATCATTTGTATATATCCAAGAatcaatgttttaatatgtGGTTGTAAATGGCATAAAATTGGTGGAAATGAAAAAATTGGGTGTAAACGTCAATTAAAAGATAACGGCATTCAAGGAAACTTGATAATACATAAGCGTCATTGTTGACGGTTacataaatttatcatttttgtaagTGGTTTAGTCAGCACTGTAAAAAGCACTAAGcagcataataatacaatgaatgTTCGGTTCTTTTGAACAGAACAATAAAACTGATAAATAACAGAAACAGTCAAACACTCAAACATCTCTAACacaaaatcgaaatattattattatttttatataatagagtTTGTTTATTGTCATGTTTTAAATTgctataacatttattattcttacttaaaaagaaataagtaataattgcaatacatatttataattttaataaaacataaaatctaaagaataaaaaattattataataatagaacgcttattttatttaactaaccTTGACACCATTACTcagtctattatattattcattattataattatcttaggtttgattaggtacctacaagaaACATGTTCAAAAACAAATTGGGTCCCGGGTAAATATTTGGCTAATattcagttttaataatttgctAAGCGCCTATGtactaaagtatatttttatatttttatgcagattttattaaatataaatataaaatatattattataattataaattaattattttcacataataatgattttaaatcttaagcttatatttaaaatttttgaaatacttttacaaCAAATCTTCATTgcatttaatcaataatataaaacatataacaatattaaactatgGAAGCCATTTTAGTCAATAGAATATCTTTGTGGTGTAAGATCCAGGATTAGAACAAAGGGGCGCaagagtcatttttttttttttaaattggcattaaatacacaaatatattatgattatgaacaattaatcaatacaaaatacgtaaaaactcATTAGATATCATATTAAGTCTCAAATTGAAGTGTTATATGATGTTCTAAGGTTTTAACACagttcatttgaaaaatatgtttttcagctctcctgaacaatttgaaaattggcgtttacgcccttttaccttctaacaattgatatatttaatgtgtcataaaaattttatgaaatgaaATGAGTAGAATTATTAGGGTATACGACTACAAAAGTCAGATGAgtagtgttataaattaataatataattaattaattaacttagaaaaaaataaaacttataagcTCTAATATAActctaatatatatactttcttaaaagttaaaacaataagCTCCATATAGGAAATTGGATTTGATGTTCCAAGAGTTAAATAAAGAAACTAACAgatttcaaatatgttttctCGAATAATTAAATGcagtatttttaaacttattagttacaacattaataaataaattggttagatttgtgtttgtatattatatcagattACCAGATTGGTATAACAACATTGAAGGTGTGTCCACAATTTACTATTGAATTGTGCTGggcaaataaaatatcatctgcacatgctatattataaatgtctaaGTCTGCCAATAAACTTTGACCCAAAATTTCAAAAgttgatttgaattttatatgaaatatattttctaattccactttaaaaaaatgcacctaaattaaattcaataaataaactgAATTACATTGTGTAGGTTTACTGAAAGCTTCGGTCTGTTTAGTCGCATTCAACATCTCAGCTACtgttattttagtgtttttctTCAATACATTTCTTCCTTtattctatgaaaaaaaaatatatatttataaaaataacaaatacggTGGGTAActaataatatgctaaaaatTACCAAATCAGTTTTGAGCCTGTATTTGGCTTGTAAGAAACTTGAACCATTTTGAGGAATTCTCAACCCACTAGCAGGCTTTATTGCAGGCAGAGgttttttgtttaattcatTACTCGCTTTGATTAGTTCCTTCATgaaacaattcaaaatacagttttatttatgctttaaattttaactagtatattaaatatattatatttaaccagTATTAcaagattcaataattaattaatctttcccttaaattacatttttttttcattttaaaaaatcacttcattgaaattaaatttgatttttaaatactaaaataattttgaaaaatatagtaggtttaatgttaactagttaaattataatacctattgtagaaaataaaataaaatattattatgtaatacaataatctatattatagatttaataatattatctactattaCATGCAATACTGAGTATAAtgaaactgtatataatattatgattaatcaaAAATTCAGTAGTGTGTAAGATACTAATAAGCATTAACACATTTTCAGTAAAAAGGATAAGTAAATCTATTTTTtgtctaattaaaattaagttttctaacattataattataaaccagATTTTTGTGTAACAAACACTTAAAAAACCTTCAATTAAAATGCTAAAATGTGCAAAATCATCCAAAAACAAATTAggaattatataacaaatttttcttcaaattttattttaatttttttggtatttattttttataatattattatttattagttggcactattaagtaggtattatacaaaaatataaagttaaaaaaaaataatttaatttaatttaatttaaatgaaataataaatttacaaatttaaaatatacaatttaaactgatttacaatattacatgaTATATAGATTACATGATATGCAGGGGTGGAGTGGGCCGTCGGGATACCGGGAACTTTCCCGGTGGGCCGctgctcaaaaataatttgttattattgtttatttataataaaatgagtaggtataaatataaattataaatattttgtattttcatatcAGAACAGTAGAgtgtgaaaaaatgtttatattatatttggtgtttaagattttagatttcGGTTCAGCTGATTAACCAGCTTTTCGCATCAATGCATTatcagaaattattatttataactaggatgtgaatttgaatataaattgcatttttttctgaattttctTAAACATTGCTTtccaatcaaaaaatatatctcataaataaaataatttaaaaattaaatttttatttagtatttttttaactttatagaacatttttttgacatttttgtggttttaaggaatttttcgtaaattttatgagtataaatacaattttataaacactATTAGCTTAAAATTCCTTCaagaaattcaatataattaaatgtaattttttttactaatatttctattttattacgTCTTATGTTTACTCCAATGACTtcagttatacaaaataatacttaccAATTATAACTGTTGaagtttttttatatgcaaatataaattagCTTCTGATTGACCAGTGATATAATGAAACACAAAACATAACGACTATACCTATTAAagttctattttattttcattaaaattggatttaaatTTGTCTGAGCATTTTATTAAGCtttgtaatattgtaactagtgcataaaatcttatttttaaggcattttcttgtttttttttttattgcatttatatcCATGctctatttataacttaatatgacTTTATTATACCAATTGATCAATATATCCACTTCTAGCCAGCcagtatttactaaatattacctaatacctaatattaaattgtacacaataaaaaatataatataaatatattattgtacctacataatagtaaaatataaaagataatttgTGATAATTTTATGGGTAATAAGCTGATAACTATAGCTACAGTTTCAAACGTTCAATATTACGTTCTTAATTCAAAAAAGTGAATTTTTgaacttgttttttattttattgtagtgtGTTGTTTGATGGTATACCTAACTGTTTGTACGTTGGTAAGtacaatttattctaatattatcaaatggaTTGAAACATTTACCCCGCCCCACCCCCACaaaccacaaaaaaatttattttggtttataacatataaatctcTCAGTCCAACCATTGTgatctgtaatctgtataatgtaagaaggtacataatatattaatgaatgcgtacattaaaataaataattaggcgcatattatttaataaagttttaaaatgtacattttcgaGTAGATTCATGAAATTATCTGTGTAAAACACTCAAAATTGCAAACTTCAAAAGGTTATAAACCTGGAACTAAGTCTGACCGACAAATTCTGATTATACCATTaatactgaacatttttttctaaaaattgctTTAGAGCTAAACTGCATTTTCTACGTAGATTAGcggaataatatatacaaaatcttgaattttaaaatgttataactatTTTGCTTAACTTGTTGAAATATACCTAATGGTTCCAAAAAAATTCCAATGAAAATAATTGCAGTAGTGATCAGTGTTTATTACCaagtaatattatcttagttacAGCTACCAAAAAGGATTtgggtttttatttgttgtttctatataatacctataccatatcagtaggtacaataatttatataattaaatatgttgcTACATAAATATCGTTTCCCAGCTTAAGAAAAAAGTTAACCAGGGGGGGGGAATATGACACCCAAATTAAATTAACCTTTAAACGGTTAAATTCACGGATTCacgtgttttttaatttcacgtGGACTATACCTGAAATTGAGACCTCTAATTTTGGTATAATAACCAACTAAATTTGTTTAGACTTAAACTGTTCTACCCAGGAAAACAATGACTtagattattatctattttttgtaataagatTTCTAAAATACAAGTTAGGACTGGaacttaaatgaaaaacaaaatccGTTTTTGAGTGACCTTGGGGAGAGAAGATATTCTTCTTCagctacaaaaataattttaaaacttttaggattaagaataatattatattagattacatCACGTGGAGGAGATTTAAGAAATACACCGTCTCGGGCCATTTGAATTGCCATTTTAACATCATCCGCATCAATTTTCTCCTTATTAGCAAATGTTGAGCAAGCCTTAGCTTCTTCCAGAATGAGTGATGTGTAtcctaataaacaaaataataaatcaatacttTTATTTCACTGCAGCctgcaggtaggtacctactgtaattaAACTCTAGCAGGTGGTTTAAAACTTGTTGTTCATATTCACGTATTCCTAAATCATTCATCATCGACACTATGGTTTGAGAATCTTTAGGCATGCGGTTTCCTTGCGAAGACGACATTTTACAAGGTCAAAACCAGAATAGTTATCTTTCGTCTTCGGATTCCTGTGAAATAAAGAAATCGGATAAAACTACTTGAACACATCGATATTTTTATAGTgcctactaaaattaaaaataattaaaataaatatgtgtacTCACTACTCACAGTGAATAAGCACAAATGCCAGAAAACAAaagaaatcaataaataaattattaccaatgCTTTATCACGggtttatgtaaatataataatgataatgataatgtttcgttaaaaagttaaaggtcCCCTTGCATACGGACTGTAATGTAGGTACAGACGGGTCGGACTGTAAACAAGcaccttatcagttatcaatgGCCACAATTGTTTGTACGAGTGACAATACGTACAGAGAGgtcaaggtttatagataataataattatctataaaccttgcaGAGAggtcgcataatattataaaaacaatagaaaatttTCGTAATATCGAATGCAATGCGCATAATTCGTTAGCGAAAATTTCACTCCCACGGCCACACTCTTCAGACATTGTCActttttgtgtctgtcaacaccttttaagacagtaaaaatgcttagaattTCTTAAAagcatcttttctgatgggAATGTGAATCTAGTGGTACTCTGGTGgggtaaaagtaaaaaaaggtgggtaagtgggtgtcgctctgctgtaaagtaggtaACAAGTGCActtggatcactgtataatggatggtattaaatttgaattcaatgatataatatcattgtataagaaaaacaactctgaacggagacggtatgtcagtctaggtataaaacataatattatatagtcaatggtattaaaaaaaaattgacctataataggtaccaatgAAAAATTCCAAatcaatcatatcacaatatctattaggtacttataacgcgttatacatcgacaacaaaccgtgatactatcatagatatataatagtatactttagaagtttcaagtatacccacgaataatattatacaatcataacaaaataaataaaatagttattctaggtttttaataactatgtaatttcgttcaaatttgaacttaaaatgactataaaaataaattgtgttaatgtattttttagattttttggtaacagaataaattacttacgtggagtcttgttttaaattttcaattcttagatacaaaagttgaacattttatacatttttaactacaaaataattattcaaatttaaatttgataaattttgtcaaaattcgatctttaaatgcttataaaaaaaaactgggcctatgtatttttaatatttttcaactgctatcgtaacaatatatcaggagccttgtattaaatttttacactttttggcccaacagataaaactttattgatatttatagaaaaaaaaactaaaaaaattgaaaactgacaatatccgtaaagagctcaaaataaatcaaaatatttggaaaattttatggtgtataaaaaatgctaatataaacattcagtcaaaatttcatgtacctacggccATTTGTTTAAgtgttgcaccaaaaaccaaaatcaatttatattacCAAGTCAATAGAATACCTAGGGGTTAAGTGTAGTTGAATAGTCTAATAGCGCAATACACTGCTATTAGATAAACttgtctatttttagaattcggTGTATTGAAAGTGTGTATTAACATGAATTATCCATTCTTctattatctttaattttcATCCTCAGTTTCACATGGTTTCACCCACGAATTTAGATATACTTCCACGGTAAAATTGTTAGTCAGGGAGTATATAATAAACGatctgtttaaaatatactaggatatatttACCTCAAGGCTCCCAggtgaatttatataataggaTATATTTACCCCTACCGGTAAACATGTgtttttaatgtgtaaaaatatcTTAGCAAATTCTTAACGatctgtttaaaatatactaagatATATTTACATCAAAGGTggctatttgtatttttttccaaaaaaatttaaaccaaattttaatagttagtttctgtttataaaatttaaaatcaaaaaatgttttattagatGCACAGTcatctataatgtatattataatatataaaaacaaaaataattaaataaaatattgataagataaaaatgtattgcatttGTCAGATCTTGAactctattatataataggtacagggTTAGTCTACGCGTAGATTGTAGTTGCGGCACCGACTGACCTAATATCGCGTGGATGTGATGCGTCACAAATTGCGACTATGGTAGAATTATGGTGACTTGCGCCAAagttgttatgtttaaaaataaagaatggcagtcaaaaataagttttagcaatcaattcaaaattaaaaatatttacgaagAAAAAACGTTATTACTGTAGGTAAATGTTCTATATTTGATACTTATATATTTCGTTTTACCGCGTATAGCGTGCgtttttataatgaaatgaaaaaaaccaaaaatatcatTGTGCGGATTCTTAACAACAACTAAGTTACACAGTGCAAATTTGtgacttttaatattataattagagtaGAAAAGGACCATTttgcaattaaattattaatatagtacggCAAATGTTTAAGTATTGTCAAAAAGCAAATTATTCCGATTGAGGCCGTTTCTCGAGGAAAGTGGATTGATCCGGTGGGTGGCTAAAAAAATGAGgtatcgttaaatatttttgaaaggcACCAACAAATTACCAAAGTACTCCGCTTACTATTGTTACTTATTAcaccgatatattataattgtattatgtataatccaTAAGGGNNNNNNNNNNNNNNNNNNNNNNNNNNNNNNNNNNNNNNNNNNNNNNNNNNNNNNNNNNNNNNNNNNNNNNNNNNNNNNNNNNNNNNNNNNNNNNNNNNNNNNNNNNNNNNNNNNNNNNNNNNNNNNNNNNNNNNNNNNNNNNNNNNNNNNNNNNNNNNNNNNNNNNNNNNNNNNNNNNNNNNNNNNNNNNNNNNNNNNNNNNNNNNNNNNNNNNNNNNNNNNNNNNNNNNNNNNNNNNNNNNNNNNNNNNNNNNNNNNNNNNNNNNNNNNNNNNNNNNNNNNNNNNNNNNNNNNNNNNNNNNNNNNNNNNNNNNNNNNNNNNNNNNNNNNNNNNNNNNNNNNNNNNNNNNNNNNNNNNNCGGCTAAGTTTGGGGGTCTTAGCCCCCAATCCCCCCCTCAATTTTCGCCTATGACCAAATGTCAAAtacacataattacataataatatatataggtatattaaggGTAAGGTCCAAACATTGGATAAAAGACCAACATATACCTGGAAAGGTAACATAAACCTTATATATTCATTCAACCGAGTAATATATccataaataggtagttaaatatgtttaatgtatacatttgtCAATCAATTAACCGGTACGCTTAAATATTCGTATTACACTGGGCAATTGGCGTTTGAATACGAACACCGATTGCCCGCCGCATCAAGCTTTTAACCAACCAACAGGTCATAGGATGCGGCGTCAGCGCGACCACCTACCACGGCGGACCAGCGCTGGAAATCCGTGACACGGCTGACAGGAACGATTAACACTTCTGTTTTAACGTCTCACAGACTAACACCCCCGTCCGTACCCACCAATCGGTACATACGCAAGTTTCGTTACACATccgatatacctacctacaccaTCACCTTGATCGCGAGTGTCGTATAaccgtttatttattattgcttgttaataagttatacctaataagtaataaatcgAGTCATCTCATTAACCTATGTTTACTTTCATTACCCCGCAAGGATCGAAACcagttttttcatattatcgAACACCGTAACCAGAACCGAAAGcaaaagctttgaaacaccggttaaTAAACGGTAACTGAAAcctaatatcttaaaaaaagaatttacaaGACCCAAACcgaaaacaaataattgaaaaaccaTTCTTAAaactgattaaaatttaaaactaatatcggttttttcgaattttataaagtgaattacctacatatttatttataattctgtTGAAACGAGTATTTTATgcgaagaaaatattttgtttgaatctCGGTGCTATCATTGAGTATTACGAGATATTAATAGATTAAGGTTAGGCCGATACCTCTTTTTACCGATATCCGATATTCCGATATATGCAACCGATAAAAAACCGATACCTGATATATTTGTAAACCAACATTTTCAGCATAAACAATGAACCGATGTTAAAATATCACCGATACTATCAACTGAagtctgaaataatattatcattttacatttaactattacaatttataatcaatgctattatgctgatagatttggtttttttttttgtatcggtTCAAACGGCCGATATCGAGTATCGATTTTAGTATCGGCCCATCCCTAAAATAgataatacgaatattattccatttatattttataatattattactatacttattgatccaatattaaaatacaaatatcacaATTGTTGTTTTGTTCGCCACTATGCGGCTATGCAcgtatatattgttgttatttgtaatatttgtgtatattattgtttattaatgttattacaaatattgttttgtattcaaCTGATCCGCGTCCGTCCCGCAGTCATCAATCCAAGGAACTCGCAGATATTTTTCTCTGGGAGGATTTCCCTCTTGAACAAGATGATTTTTCAGTAACAAAAATCACGGGGAGATTTCACACTCGTTGTCCACCTGTTTGCCtctcacataaaaatatttaccgtataatattttagagggaGAATTCACATTTTTTGTCCATGAATTCTCCACTTACACAAAACATTtaccatattttacaattacagGGAGTTTGCACGCTCAAAATCGGTTTTGTcccttacttaaaaatatttactgtgtaTACACCAAATTTTTTCCCCCAACAAACGCTATTATGAAAgtataaaactgaaatatatatttcaagtaCAGAACATAAATTAcgaaataatagatttttttattgtcaaGAGGGATGCTctgtaaattttaatgataaatattgaagattttcaagaagaaaaattttATACGTATCGGTATGGAATAGTACGTATCGGTATGGAATAGTTACGTACCGGCTCGTATCGAAGTCTGAGTCCGATACGAGTCCGATACGTATCGCTTGTATATTGCACCTGTAACTTCTTGAACGCTCTTGAACTAAAATGTCTTCCTGGAAAATCTTgatcatgactaaataaacaggcatgtcaGCTAAAATTTCATTTTCGCTATCGTCGCGCATGTTCCCCAGACAtggaaagaataatataaaatgtataatgtagattattattatagcgtacaATATTTTAGCGTTTATTCCAAGTCTGGGGAAcattttatcacaattttatgTGCAGTGTTATCGAGCtgacatgcctgtttatttagtcatgatcTTGATTATAATGTTCAAAccacggactactacactggaCTGGAAACGTCAAGGGAGGCGGGTGACGGGGGCCGGGCCGCNNNNNNNNNNNNNNNNNNNNNNNNNNNNNNNNNNNNNNNNNNNNNNNNNNNNNNNNNNNNNNNNNNNNNNNNNNNNNNNNNNNNNNNNNNNNNNNNNNNNNNNNNNNNNNNNNNNNNNNNNNNNNNNNNNNNNNNNNNNNNNNNNNNNNNNNNNNNNNNNNNNNNNNNNNNNNNNNNNNNNNNNNNNNNNNNNNNNNNNNNNNNNNNNNNNNNNNNNNNNNNNNNNNNNNNNNNNNNNNNNNNNNNNNNNNNNNNNNNNNNNNNNNNNNNNNNNNNNNNNNNNNNNNNNNNNNNNNNNNNNNNNNNNNNNNNNNNNNNNNNNNNNNNNNNNNNNNNNNNNNNNNNNNNNNNNNNNNNNNNNNNNNNNNNNNNNNNNNNNNNNNNNNNNNNNNNNNNNNNNNNNNNNNNNNNNNNNNNNNNNNNNNNNNNNNNNNNNNNNNNNNNNNNNNNNNNNNNNNNNNNNNNNNNNNNNNNNNNNNNNNNNNNNNNNNNNNNNNNNNNNNNNNNNNNNNNNNNNNNNNNNNNNNNNNNNNNNNNNNNNNNNNNNNNNNNNNNNNNNNNNNNNNNNNNNNNNNNNNNNNNNNNNNNNNNNNNNNNNNNNNNNNNNNNNNNNNNNNNNNNNNNNNNNNNNNNNNNNNNNNNNNNNNNNNNNNNNNNNNNNNNNNNNNNNNNNNNNNNNNNNNNNNNNNNNNNNNNNNNNNNNNNNNNNNNNNNNNNNNNNNNNNNNNNNNNNNNNNNNNNNNNNNNNNNNNNNNNNNNNNNNNNNNNNNNNNNNNNNNNNNNNNNNNNNNNNNNNNNNNNNNNNNNNNNNNNNNNNNNNNNNNNNNNNNNNNNNNNNNNNNNNNNNNNNNNNNNNNNNNNNNNNNNNNNNNNNNNNNNNNNNNNNNNNNNNNNNNNNNNNNNNNNNNNNNNNNNNNNNNNNNNNNNNNNNNNNNNNNNNNNNNNNNNNNNNNNNNNNNNNNNNNNNNNNNNNNNNNNNNNNNNNNNNNNNNNNNNNNNNNNNNNNNNNNNNNNNNNNNNNNNNNNNNNNNNNNNNNNNNNNNNNNNNNNataaaaaaagataatatctttattatctatgactaTAATGGTTCAGAGTGGTTCAATTATTTAAGGTTAtggtacattaatattttgataatattgttctgtgatatTATAAAGATGTTGATAACAGAAGATATTTTACAAGGTGGATTGATCAATCCACcttgatatttgaaattttaatttgatatctcattattatgttgataaggtttcattaattttattttattgaaccaaTAAAACTTATTGGACCAAAATCGGGCCTATAAATTTATGGATCAATAGAGTATGGTAGTGTGACGTCATGATAATGTTATCACACCGTGATAAGATTTATTGGTTCCAAACAAACACATTCCATATTGGTTTTTCAAAGtcaaatacagtttttaatttactagGTACTTAGTATTTACACTTAATTGTAAGACAATAATACTAGTGTTACTAACTAAGTGTCAATACTGATCATGGCAGCGTCTAGTTGGATTAAATTGCATTgtgtttatg from the Acyrthosiphon pisum isolate AL4f chromosome X, pea_aphid_22Mar2018_4r6ur, whole genome shotgun sequence genome contains:
- the LOC100569866 gene encoding transcription initiation factor TFIID subunit 9-like, with the protein product MSSSQGNRMPKDSQTIVSMMNDLGIREYEQQVLNHLLEFNYRYTSLILEEAKACSTFANKEKIDADDVKMAIQMARDGVFLKSPPRDELIKASNELNKKPLPAIKPASGLRIPQNGSSFLQAKYRLKTDLNKGRNVLKKNTKITVAEMLNATKQTEAFSKPTQSDPMMDPKDGLSVLDIDKIIGEQQYNQDNFNDFNLDSLLHDPNSLSF